In Dysidea avara chromosome 3, odDysAvar1.4, whole genome shotgun sequence, a single window of DNA contains:
- the LOC136248942 gene encoding nostrin-like yields MLHYEDAFWPASPHSLQGFDELHQFAKQGNEFCREVATIFSERADAEKEYSKMLQKIAKKARGISKLCIGSLSKTWQHFVDHLDMLGDAHKNLSTSLVIESHKPMKLFVDGQVKQRKPVEQAVRDSHRMFLDKRNEELRAKKLSHSKSKECHTLWDQVEGTKNGQKALSDKEASKLDGRFRKAEESLLKADRDYKELNRKSETARLQWEASMHRCCMVLENLETERLNYIRNSLSKYTELATSTIPVIQTSCDSILSEAESINPDDDIRLVCETHGTGANQPEQLLYDCYEQDISNSMDKERRKASLSRRIREFTEDVQRQVKTKEGVDNLKRVYDSTPDFCDEKALEDVNRQLYEADALLNLMKASRYQLMCTHNEMNGQSHPIEAYNEYITINKDKGMNTSIMRIPLELLSSLASCDIDYTDDDLEDSHSRRIHRGSRLAKEQPPSISPDNQHYQPSDVSPDDGDFSEPEDDHDGSISYVGKCQVLYDYEPQQSDELKIVEGDLINVIDKQEDDWWQGELNGIVGIFPATYVQEIVNGNY; encoded by the exons ATGCTACACTACGAAGACGCTTTTTGG CCGGCCTCGCCCCACTCTCTACAAGGATTCGATGAGCTGCACCAGTTCGCCAAGCAAGGAAATGAATTCTGTCGCGAAGTTGCAACCATCTTCAGTGAACG GGCTGATGCAGAAAAAGAGTATTCTAAGATGCTACAGAAAATTGCCAAGAAAGCTCGAGGGATTAGCAAATTATGTATCGG CTCTTTGAGCAAGACATGGCAGCACTTTGTAGATCACCTGGACATGTTGGGCGATGCTCACAA AAATCTGAGCACCAGTTTGGTTATAGAGTCCCACAAACCGATGAAACTATTTGTAGATGGACAAGTAAAGCAACGAAAACCA GTTGAGCAAGCTGTGAGAGACAGCCACAGAATGTTTCTAGACAAAAGAAATGAAGAGCTAAGG GCTAAGAAACTATCTCACTCCAAAAGCAAAGAGTGTCACACATTGTGGGACCAAGTAGAAGGAACCAAAAATGGCCAGAAAGCCTTAAGTGACAAGGAAGCCAGTAAA CTGGATGGAAGGTTTCGTAAAGCTGAGGAGTCGCTCTTGAAAGCAG ATCGAGACTACAAGGAATTAAATCGAAAATCTGAGACTGCGAGATTACAGTGGGAAGCATCTATGCATCGTTGCTGCATG GTGTTAGAAAATCTTGAAACAGAGCGATTAAACTACATCAGAAATTCCCTCTCCAAATACACTGAACTGGCCACCTCCACAATACCAGTCATTCAGACT TCATGTGATTCAATCTTGTCGGAGGCAGAAAGCATCAACCCTGATGATGACATACGACTAGTGTGTGAGACACACGGCACTGGTGCCAACCAGCCAGAACAGCTACTCTACGACTGCTAT GAGCAAGATATAAGCAATAGCATGGACAAAGAAAGACGGAAGGCCAGTCTGTCTCGAAGAATCCGTGAGTTTACAGAAGACGTTCAGCGCCAAGTGAAGACTAAAGAAG GTGTAGATAATCTGAAAAGAGTATATGATTCTACACCAGATTTCTGTGACGAAAAAGCACTAGAAGATGTAAATAGACAACTTTATGAG GCAGATGCATTACTCAACTTGATGAAGGCTAGCAGATATCAGTTAATGTGTACACACAACGAAATGAATGGACAATCTCACCCTATTGAGGCATACAATGAGTATATCACAATAAACAAAGACAAG GGTATGAACACATCGATAATGAGGATACCACTGGAGTTACTATCATCACTGGCATCATGTGATATCGACTATACTGATGATGATCTGGAAGATAGCCATAG CCGGAGAATCCACAGAGGTAGCAGGCTGGCAAAAGAACAACCACCATCGATTTCTCCAGACAATCAGCACTATCAG CCAAGCGATGTGTCACCGGATGATGGAGACTTCAGTGAGCCAGAAGATGACCATGATGGGTCGATTTCTT ATGTTGGGAAGTGTCAAGTACTTTATGACTATGAGCCCCAGCAAAGTGATGAGCTAAAGATTGTGGAGGGAGACCTAATCAATGTAATAGACAAACAAGAAGACGATTGGTGGCAGGGAGAACTAAATGGcattgtagggattttccctgcTACATACGTCCAGGAGATTGTCAATGGCAATTATTAa
- the LOC136248947 gene encoding GATOR2 complex protein MIOS-like: MSSVRQSRCQVYWSPHDERIFARVATELKLYIVDDVEDFDHLTHISPSLQLSSHCYAKQICTVPEEDAYAALKCVSWQNQPDYPYSFAIGYNNGRVALKRFTVDEMGTVSFTPLQAQALNPRGQARSCTDIAWNTFNPDILAVGLERSKNESTFLVLDTTVACDPVLAERHRQISSLPKGIADAPLQMESKVIFDPVCMDTTCSLAWVPGTLHIATGLNSKTIKIYDLKDDLAKSRPQMMANHKAVHCLSFDPKLHYRLVSCAENMVCLWDTRNFSKPVSC; this comes from the exons ATGTCATCCGTCCGCCAGTCCAGATGTCAGGTCTATTGGTCACCACATGACGAAAGGATATTCGCACGAGTAGCGACAGAGCTAAAACTCTATATTGTGGACGAT GTTGAAGACTTCGACCATTTGACACATATTTCACCAT CTCTTCAACTATCAAGCCATTGTTATGCCAAGCAGATCTGTACTGTTCCGGAAGAGGACGCATATGCTGCGTTGAAA TGTGTGTCCTGGCAGAACCAGCCAGACTACCCATATTCTTTTGCGATTGGTTACAACAATGGACGAGTTGCTTTGAAAAG GTTCACTGTTGATGAAATGGGTACTGTTAGCTTCACACCTCTCCAAGCACAGGCTCTAA ATCCTCGTGGGCAAGCCAGAAGTTGCACAGACATTGCATGGAACACGTTCAATCCTGACATT CTTGCAGTTGGATTGGAAAGGTCAAAAAATGAAAGTACCTTTCTAGTCCTTGATACGACTGTTGCATGCGATCCGGTTCTTGCCGAGAGACATCGTCAAATATCTTCCCTGCCAAAAGGAATTGCAGATGCTCCTTTGCAAATGGAAAGCAAAGTCATATTTGACCCAGTTTGTATGGATACTACATGTTCGTTGGCATGGGTACCAGGTACTTTACACATTGCCACTGGACTTAACTCTAAAACTATTAAAATTTATGATTTAAAAG ATGATTTAGCAAAGTCTCGTCCCCAGATGATGGCTAACCATAAAGCAGTACACTGCTTGTCGTTTGACCCCAAGTTACACTATCGACTTGTCTCATGTGCTGAG AATATGGTGTGTTTGTGGGACACCCGTAACTTCAGTAAACCTGTATCCTGTTGA